In Candidatus Omnitrophota bacterium, one genomic interval encodes:
- a CDS encoding class I SAM-dependent methyltransferase, with translation MGGDRIIPSRMSPEERLLFLKELFTYRWAAEKTSGPLCLDLGCGAGYGTRILSEKFGSAVGVDISEDAVKKARSEYERNNCDFLHYDGRALPFPENMFDTVVSFHVVEHVKDAKQFLSEACRVLKKGGTFIISTPNAALRISEGETPWNVFHVREYTFGEFRGILARTFSEVTVYGVTAVDKVMEIEKKRIVHNRKLASYDFLGLRRIIPAWLMAFPVALAHRIGPRGAAETPVDINMDPALVYSVGEASVKTSLDIMAVCRK, from the coding sequence ATGGGCGGCGACAGAATAATCCCATCGAGGATGTCCCCGGAAGAGCGTCTTCTTTTTCTCAAAGAACTTTTCACCTATCGGTGGGCTGCGGAAAAAACGAGCGGGCCTCTCTGTCTTGACCTGGGTTGCGGAGCAGGATACGGTACCCGTATTCTTTCGGAAAAATTCGGCTCTGCGGTCGGGGTCGATATATCCGAAGACGCCGTAAAAAAAGCCCGAAGTGAATACGAAAGGAATAATTGTGATTTTTTACATTACGATGGCAGGGCTCTGCCGTTTCCCGAAAACATGTTCGATACCGTAGTGTCTTTTCACGTCGTAGAGCACGTAAAGGACGCGAAACAATTTCTGTCCGAGGCCTGCCGGGTACTCAAAAAAGGCGGCACATTCATCATATCGACCCCGAACGCGGCATTGAGGATATCTGAAGGTGAAACGCCCTGGAATGTATTCCATGTCAGAGAATACACGTTCGGGGAATTTCGCGGGATCCTTGCCCGGACATTCAGCGAGGTCACGGTCTACGGCGTAACGGCCGTCGATAAGGTTATGGAGATCGAAAAGAAACGGATAGTGCATAACCGCAAACTCGCCTCGTACGATTTTCTCGGATTACGAAGGATTATACCGGCATGGCTCATGGCCTTCCCGGTCGCGCTTGCCCACCGTATCGGTCCGCGCGGCGCGGCTGAAACGCCCGTCGATATAAATATGGATCCTGCGTTGGTCTATTCTGTAGGGGAGGCTTCGGTAAAGACCTCACTGGATATTATGGCCGTATGCAGAAAATAG
- a CDS encoding PAS domain S-box protein codes for MVTEVMMSDKGGGWPEYIWEQYLRDVLVTIREGVAFSDEAGRFYIYNAAMEQLTGYSMEEANASRDFMDLIYRDPEHRQKAREGLAELIKNGRFHKTEARITAKTGAAKDVIISSALIVREGQKYFLSIYLDISERKQFERALRQSERKLRAIFDQAFQFVGLMTVEGVLVDANRTALEFSGYEAHDVLGKPFWDTPWWIHSPALQDKLKQAVHSAARGECVRFEATHIDKHGALHYVDFSLRPVTDESGKVIFLIPEGRDITERKKMETAMERLAAIVEHSDDAIIGRDLGGTITSWNNAATKMYGYSRDEATGSNISIIVPPDRVFEMAGVNKKLMRGEAVARFETKRLKKDGTLIDVSLTVSPVKDGDGKITGFATIFHNITLRKKTEMALRDAYAKLKRAQDQLIQAEKMEAVGTLASGVAHEVKNPLGIILQSVNYLEDKFPKGRKDIAQVLRVTKDNIKRADDIVRSLLEFSKAEALDISPADINAILNKSVSLMRYHVKQEGVKIVKEFDGGLPLALVDKGKMEQVFINILINAFQAMPGGGKLFLRSSVIRMVTTEWERCSQESKYFMSGEEAVAVEIEDTGTGIPGKIMGKIFDPFFTTKGARGSGLGLSVTRSLLDMQNACIKITSVEGKGTKVIIAMKISKGGLNG; via the coding sequence ATGGTTACTGAGGTGATGATGAGCGATAAGGGCGGGGGTTGGCCGGAATACATATGGGAGCAGTATCTCAGGGACGTGCTCGTCACGATCCGGGAAGGGGTCGCTTTTAGCGACGAGGCAGGGCGTTTTTATATCTATAATGCCGCCATGGAACAGCTTACCGGCTATTCCATGGAGGAGGCGAACGCATCCAGAGATTTCATGGATCTTATCTACCGCGATCCGGAACACCGGCAGAAAGCCCGGGAAGGCCTGGCGGAACTTATCAAGAACGGGCGGTTCCATAAGACGGAAGCAAGGATAACCGCCAAAACAGGGGCCGCAAAAGACGTTATCATCTCTTCGGCATTGATCGTCCGTGAGGGCCAAAAATATTTCTTAAGTATCTATCTCGATATTTCGGAGCGCAAGCAGTTCGAGAGAGCGCTCCGGCAAAGCGAGCGGAAACTGCGCGCCATTTTTGACCAGGCCTTTCAGTTCGTCGGCCTTATGACTGTTGAAGGGGTCCTGGTGGATGCTAACAGGACGGCCCTTGAGTTCAGCGGTTATGAAGCTCATGATGTCCTCGGGAAGCCGTTCTGGGATACTCCGTGGTGGATACATTCGCCGGCACTCCAGGATAAGCTGAAGCAGGCGGTGCATAGCGCCGCCAGGGGAGAGTGCGTACGCTTCGAGGCGACCCATATCGATAAGCACGGGGCGCTGCATTACGTGGATTTTTCTCTGAGGCCGGTCACGGACGAATCCGGCAAGGTCATATTTCTTATTCCGGAAGGCCGCGATATCACGGAGCGCAAGAAGATGGAAACGGCCATGGAGCGTCTTGCGGCGATCGTGGAGCATTCGGACGACGCTATTATAGGCAGGGACCTGGGCGGCACTATTACAAGCTGGAATAATGCCGCCACGAAGATGTATGGTTATTCCAGGGATGAGGCGACCGGCTCCAATATATCTATTATAGTTCCTCCGGACAGGGTTTTTGAGATGGCCGGCGTAAACAAAAAATTAATGCGCGGAGAAGCTGTTGCGCGCTTCGAGACAAAACGGCTGAAAAAAGACGGAACTCTGATTGACGTATCCTTGACCGTTTCGCCGGTCAAAGACGGCGATGGTAAAATAACGGGGTTTGCCACCATCTTTCATAATATAACATTGCGCAAGAAGACGGAAATGGCGCTTCGTGACGCATACGCGAAACTTAAACGCGCGCAGGACCAGCTCATCCAGGCGGAAAAGATGGAAGCGGTCGGCACATTGGCAAGCGGCGTCGCTCACGAAGTCAAGAATCCGCTCGGCATCATCCTGCAGAGCGTGAATTACCTCGAAGATAAGTTCCCCAAAGGCCGTAAGGATATCGCGCAAGTTCTGCGGGTGACCAAGGATAACATAAAAAGGGCGGATGACATTGTGCGCTCGCTCCTGGAGTTCTCCAAGGCGGAGGCCCTCGACATATCGCCCGCGGATATAAACGCCATCCTGAATAAGTCCGTCTCCCTAATGAGGTATCACGTGAAGCAGGAAGGCGTGAAGATCGTGAAGGAATTTGACGGCGGACTGCCGCTCGCATTGGTGGATAAAGGCAAGATGGAGCAGGTATTTATCAACATATTGATCAACGCCTTCCAGGCGATGCCTGGAGGCGGGAAGCTTTTTCTGCGCTCCAGCGTTATCCGGATGGTGACAACGGAGTGGGAGCGCTGCTCGCAAGAGAGCAAGTATTTCATGAGCGGCGAAGAGGCCGTCGCGGTAGAGATAGAAGATACCGGCACCGGCATACCCGGGAAGATAATGGGAAAGATATTCGATCCTTTCTTTACGACTAAAGGGGCCCGGGGAAGCGGCCTGGGGCTTTCGGTCACCAGGAGCCTGCTGGATATGCAAAATGCCTGTATTAAAATCACGAGCGTCGAGGGAAAAGGCACGAAGGTCATTATCGCCATGAAAATCTCGAAAGGAGGCCTCAATGGATAA
- a CDS encoding CBS domain-containing protein, which yields MAEMAQPLVNKLHEKLEALKAEDIMTRDVITVDKDMDLAALADLMIKKRVSGFPVAGPDGKLLGIITSTDLFTLMDIIRMGRIKMEKESDAINPKINFAMTTETISISKDATLDEIIYLMKKRNIHTLPVCENEKLAGVIGRRDVFKHFYALAKSVVENR from the coding sequence ATGGCAGAGATGGCGCAGCCGTTGGTAAATAAGCTTCATGAGAAGCTGGAGGCATTGAAGGCGGAAGACATCATGACGCGGGACGTGATAACGGTAGATAAGGATATGGATCTGGCCGCGCTCGCGGATCTAATGATAAAGAAGAGGGTGAGCGGATTTCCCGTAGCCGGACCGGACGGAAAGCTGCTCGGGATAATCACCTCAACGGATCTTTTTACCCTCATGGATATCATAAGGATGGGGCGCATCAAGATGGAGAAGGAATCCGATGCGATAAATCCAAAGATAAATTTCGCGATGACGACGGAAACGATCTCAATAAGTAAAGACGCGACCCTTGACGAGATCATCTATCTGATGAAGAAGAGAAATATCCATACGCTTCCCGTATGTGAGAACGAAAAACTGGCCGGGGTGATCGGCCGTCGCGATGTCTTCAAACACTTCTACGCGCTCGCAAAGAGCGTTGTTGAAAATAGATAA
- a CDS encoding class I SAM-dependent methyltransferase, with the protein MIDDQKYWTERHRRYAGMARAVGQISYSEKANYYVYRIVLERYAELLGRLPLDGAISVLDAGCGNGVYTKFLSGFGFKVTAVDISQEAIDRLDIKITDKSRSSLETIPMPGRLYDIVHCFDVLYHILDDDEWKASIARLCALSGRYIILHERFLRRRPLISSPHIRQRPYSHTLSELRKNGFAECMSSPTHFWAMRAITYKITKHFPSFFYNLDAFILHLLDQFNAGWAGSHHIKVFVKRS; encoded by the coding sequence ATGATAGACGATCAAAAATACTGGACGGAAAGGCACAGGCGATACGCAGGCATGGCCAGAGCCGTAGGGCAGATATCATATTCGGAAAAGGCCAATTATTACGTTTATAGGATTGTTCTGGAACGATACGCGGAGTTGTTGGGACGATTGCCGCTGGACGGCGCGATCTCGGTACTGGACGCCGGTTGTGGCAATGGTGTTTATACAAAGTTCCTTTCCGGGTTTGGGTTTAAGGTGACGGCAGTCGATATATCGCAGGAGGCCATCGATCGCCTGGATATCAAAATAACGGATAAGTCGAGATCCTCTCTTGAGACGATCCCCATGCCGGGCCGTTTATATGACATAGTGCACTGCTTCGATGTTTTGTATCACATACTGGATGACGATGAGTGGAAAGCAAGCATCGCGCGATTATGCGCTTTGTCCGGAAGATATATAATATTGCATGAAAGGTTCCTGCGAAGAAGGCCTCTTATAAGCTCGCCGCATATCAGACAGCGTCCTTATTCTCATACTTTATCCGAGCTAAGGAAGAACGGTTTTGCGGAGTGCATGAGCAGCCCCACGCATTTCTGGGCAATGAGGGCAATCACGTATAAAATAACAAAGCATTTTCCTTCGTTTTTTTATAATTTAGACGCTTTTATATTGCATCTTCTTGACCAGTTTAACGCAGGATGGGCAGGGTCGCATCATATTAAGGTATTTGTTAAGAGGAGCTGA
- a CDS encoding NUMOD3 domain-containing DNA-binding protein: MMRKHSQATRRKIGLAQKGKKNSMYGKRHTKAVLRKLSLAAKGQNNPMYGKRHSAATRKKISIAMRRARAKR, from the coding sequence ATGATGAGAAAGCATTCGCAGGCGACGAGGAGGAAGATCGGTTTAGCGCAGAAAGGTAAAAAGAACTCTATGTACGGAAAGCGGCATACGAAAGCCGTTTTGCGCAAGTTGTCACTCGCCGCGAAAGGTCAAAACAATCCGATGTACGGCAAACGCCACTCCGCCGCGACCCGGAAGAAGATCAGCATCGCGATGCGCCGGGCGAGGGCCAAGAGATAA
- a CDS encoding PDZ domain-containing protein: protein MITILSSNCGADTLYTADGREERGVVMEDGPERTVFWRAAGELILKKGDIKKITRDTDEDNLLMMADAAKAKNDNVRAYYLYERVFRLNTDSRRAIEGMTELQNALEKNSATDQVVTYHERYGPGTTGLMDDKETLSENARKTEEVARLFGLLLGASDSKSYFRKIKVLDVIQSSRAARAGAEIDDYLVSVEGTDTGYVGLFTAVDLLLERSGGPVRVTFEKERSLWLGGEAGLDAARAPELAGFSMKAGAEGIVVSYVKEYSLADRAGLKAGDEVISLNNVPVGTKSYDDVLKQLDVPGPRSIEITVRRKVFL from the coding sequence ATGATAACTATACTATCTTCCAACTGCGGCGCCGATACGCTCTATACGGCGGATGGCAGGGAGGAGAGGGGAGTCGTCATGGAGGACGGACCCGAACGGACGGTATTCTGGAGGGCGGCGGGCGAGCTTATCCTGAAGAAGGGCGACATAAAGAAAATAACCCGTGACACGGATGAGGACAACCTTCTCATGATGGCCGATGCGGCGAAAGCGAAGAACGATAACGTAAGGGCTTATTATCTGTACGAAAGAGTTTTCAGGCTGAATACCGATTCCAGGAGGGCTATTGAGGGGATGACCGAATTACAGAATGCTCTTGAGAAGAACTCCGCAACCGATCAGGTGGTCACCTATCATGAGCGTTACGGCCCCGGCACGACCGGCCTGATGGATGACAAAGAGACGTTGTCGGAAAACGCCCGCAAGACCGAGGAAGTGGCGCGCCTCTTCGGTCTCCTGCTCGGCGCTTCGGACAGTAAGAGCTACTTCAGGAAGATAAAGGTGCTGGATGTGATACAGTCCTCGCGGGCGGCCAGGGCGGGCGCCGAGATCGACGATTATCTGGTGAGCGTGGAAGGAACCGACACCGGTTATGTCGGATTGTTCACGGCCGTCGACCTGCTACTCGAAAGATCGGGTGGTCCGGTCCGCGTGACCTTTGAAAAGGAACGCTCGCTTTGGCTCGGCGGGGAAGCAGGGCTTGATGCGGCCCGGGCTCCAGAATTAGCCGGATTTTCCATGAAGGCCGGAGCGGAGGGGATCGTTGTTTCGTATGTGAAGGAGTACTCGCTTGCCGACCGGGCCGGCCTGAAGGCCGGCGACGAGGTGATATCGCTGAATAACGTGCCGGTCGGGACAAAGAGCTATGATGACGTCCTGAAGCAGTTGGATGTACCGGGCCCACGCTCTATCGAAATAACGGTGCGCAGAAAAGTGTTTTTGTAA
- a CDS encoding UDP-N-acetylglucosamine 2-epimerase has translation MIHIFIGTKAQFIKVAPVLRNLDDCQVPYRLIDSCQHKDITSDLRAFFGIRQPDISLETGFSNINSVFRAILWVSTIMTQLVFSRRSFRERIFGGDKNGICLIHGDTLSTLLGLITARSCGLKVAHLEAGLRSFDLFDPFPEELIRIICMRFSDYLFAPSSWAENNLRAMKVKGRIFKIEGNTVIDSLRYIMKRHDDTADTGGAPYTVVSIHRFENLYSRRRMAAVIDLVKRISSSFDVFFIMHRPTSNRLARMGLLRELKNDRIHMDPIAGYGRFIALLKKAEFIVTDGGSIQEESCALNVPCLLMRMKTERQDGLGGNVRLGQFDEKTIGDFLVSYKSFRSRATPTALNPSKEIVRILRAEELENK, from the coding sequence ATGATACATATATTTATCGGCACAAAAGCTCAATTCATTAAAGTGGCTCCGGTACTAAGAAATCTTGATGACTGCCAGGTCCCATACCGCCTCATAGACAGCTGCCAGCATAAGGATATCACCTCCGATTTAAGGGCCTTTTTCGGTATACGACAACCCGACATCTCTCTTGAAACCGGATTCTCAAACATCAATTCCGTCTTCAGGGCCATTCTCTGGGTATCCACGATAATGACACAGCTTGTCTTCTCGCGGCGTTCTTTCAGAGAACGTATCTTCGGCGGTGATAAGAACGGGATTTGCCTTATACACGGTGATACACTCTCCACCCTGCTTGGGCTGATCACCGCCAGATCATGCGGCCTGAAAGTCGCCCACCTCGAGGCGGGACTGCGCAGTTTCGACCTGTTTGACCCTTTTCCGGAGGAACTGATAAGAATAATTTGTATGCGCTTTTCCGATTATCTGTTCGCGCCTTCCTCATGGGCTGAAAATAACCTGCGCGCCATGAAAGTAAAAGGCAGAATATTCAAGATCGAGGGCAACACGGTCATCGATTCTCTGCGTTATATAATGAAGCGGCATGATGATACTGCCGATACCGGCGGCGCTCCTTACACGGTGGTAAGTATCCACCGTTTCGAGAATTTATACAGCAGGCGCAGGATGGCCGCCGTCATCGACCTGGTGAAGCGGATATCCTCGTCCTTTGACGTATTTTTCATAATGCATCGGCCGACATCAAATAGGCTGGCGCGCATGGGGCTCCTGCGGGAATTAAAGAATGACAGGATCCATATGGACCCTATCGCCGGATACGGCAGGTTTATCGCTCTGCTTAAAAAAGCTGAATTTATCGTGACAGACGGCGGCAGTATACAGGAAGAGAGCTGCGCCCTGAACGTGCCGTGCCTGCTGATGAGGATGAAGACGGAGCGTCAGGACGGATTGGGAGGGAATGTGCGGCTGGGGCAATTCGATGAAAAAACGATCGGTGATTTTTTGGTATCCTATAAATCGTTCCGCTCCCGCGCAACACCAACGGCCCTGAACCCTTCGAAAGAAATAGTAAGGATCCTGCGCGCGGAAGAACTGGAAAATAAATGA
- a CDS encoding lysylphosphatidylglycerol synthase transmembrane domain-containing protein: MIKKLLRWALFAVILTLGVLYINRHPEGFLPLHSIPAAGLIILSALNLAQFFLRALLMKVYLRPFSVSMGFREYFGMDMLAALLNYLPVPGGTFSRAIYLKNRHRFSYTDFTVLLGAMNVISVFSIGLTGSVSMSILYSTRSISNIAINVLFLTLVSISVIVFVMPMDMLMRLRLHGRIMSLLRNGIEHWNRLKISAGAIGKLTAINIMIVAMAALRLFFLFKYTGAEVPLFSCLAMASLSSLAVIVPVTPSGLGIREAAVAVMSQMLGASFAHGLAISVADRLIGVAWTFICGAVFIPAFLHRHNSDGADPR; encoded by the coding sequence ATGATAAAGAAATTGTTAAGATGGGCCCTATTTGCCGTAATACTCACACTGGGTGTCTTGTATATTAACCGGCACCCCGAGGGATTCTTACCGCTGCATAGTATCCCGGCAGCCGGATTAATCATCCTGTCGGCGCTTAATCTCGCGCAATTTTTTTTACGGGCGTTGCTCATGAAAGTCTATCTGCGCCCATTCTCGGTCAGCATGGGATTCCGGGAATATTTCGGCATGGACATGCTTGCGGCGCTGCTTAACTACCTGCCGGTGCCGGGCGGGACTTTTTCGAGGGCGATATACCTCAAGAACAGACACCGCTTCTCCTATACGGACTTCACGGTGTTGCTGGGCGCGATGAACGTGATCAGCGTATTCTCGATCGGCCTGACAGGGTCGGTAAGTATGTCCATCCTGTACTCGACACGCTCTATATCCAATATCGCGATCAATGTCCTATTCCTGACCCTCGTCTCCATAAGCGTTATCGTGTTTGTCATGCCGATGGACATGCTCATGAGGCTGCGGCTGCACGGCAGGATAATGTCACTATTGCGCAATGGCATAGAGCACTGGAACCGGTTGAAGATATCGGCGGGGGCAATAGGAAAACTCACCGCGATAAATATAATGATCGTCGCGATGGCTGCTTTACGATTGTTCTTTCTTTTTAAATACACAGGTGCGGAGGTGCCGCTCTTCTCGTGCCTCGCGATGGCATCCCTCTCTTCGCTTGCCGTCATCGTGCCTGTCACCCCCTCCGGCCTGGGGATAAGAGAAGCGGCTGTAGCGGTAATGTCGCAAATGCTGGGCGCATCTTTCGCTCACGGGCTGGCTATCTCGGTAGCAGACAGGCTCATCGGCGTTGCCTGGACATTCATCTGCGGCGCCGTATTCATCCCGGCTTTCCTGCATCGTCATAATAGCGACGGCGCGGATCCGCGCTGA
- a CDS encoding response regulator, whose translation MGKRILIIDDEPDMAEVMEMRFASKGYEISVASHGVEGLESMQRQRPDLILLDIMMPVMDGFEFFKTVRNGSAGLEIPIVVVSARAGMKATFEAIGAADFIEKPFDLDMLLSKVSFHLESRAVILAQVPFVVTKIKAALKDCGYEVDEVADEGTVIMKSADMRRKIFVAHLALISSSPKDFMAKMNASRNSGAKVVIYSDAHVKGTEDNSTALIDELRIKWTSAGAALFYDSRINGAFLRDEIKKLLGVRR comes from the coding sequence ATGGGTAAGAGAATACTGATAATCGACGACGAGCCTGACATGGCGGAAGTCATGGAAATGCGGTTCGCCAGTAAGGGCTATGAGATATCGGTAGCATCGCACGGCGTTGAAGGCCTGGAAAGCATGCAGCGGCAGCGGCCCGATCTGATACTGCTGGATATAATGATGCCGGTCATGGACGGTTTCGAGTTCTTTAAGACGGTCAGAAATGGTTCCGCCGGATTGGAAATACCGATCGTGGTAGTTTCCGCCAGGGCCGGGATGAAAGCCACCTTCGAGGCGATAGGGGCCGCTGATTTTATAGAAAAGCCGTTCGATCTGGATATGCTCTTGTCGAAAGTCTCGTTCCACCTGGAGAGCAGGGCCGTAATTTTGGCGCAGGTCCCTTTCGTTGTCACGAAGATAAAGGCCGCGTTAAAAGACTGCGGCTATGAGGTAGATGAGGTTGCGGATGAGGGCACCGTTATAATGAAGAGCGCGGACATGCGGCGCAAGATATTTGTGGCCCACCTTGCCCTCATTTCGTCATCTCCGAAAGATTTTATGGCGAAAATGAATGCGTCCAGAAACAGCGGCGCGAAGGTCGTTATTTATTCGGATGCGCATGTGAAGGGCACGGAGGACAACAGCACGGCCCTTATAGACGAGCTCAGGATTAAGTGGACGTCCGCGGGGGCCGCTCTTTTTTATGATTCGAGGATCAACGGCGCGTTTTTAAGGGACGAGATTAAAAAACTCCTGGGCGTCCGGCGCTGA
- a CDS encoding response regulator, with the protein MDKRKVLIVDDEEDFLMITKLNLEDSGKYEVMTLSDANGIVAQVNSFEPDVILLDILMPNVGGIDACKALNADPKAKSIPIIVLSALGRDDDKLNAYKVGVVDYLVKPIEKDALIAKIEKALRYK; encoded by the coding sequence ATGGATAAGAGGAAGGTGCTGATAGTGGATGATGAGGAAGATTTTCTCATGATTACGAAACTAAACCTGGAAGATTCCGGCAAATACGAGGTGATGACCCTGTCGGATGCGAATGGCATTGTGGCCCAGGTGAATTCGTTCGAACCGGATGTGATACTGCTCGATATCCTGATGCCGAACGTCGGCGGCATCGATGCGTGCAAGGCGCTTAATGCCGACCCTAAAGCAAAAAGCATACCTATTATCGTACTCTCTGCATTGGGCAGGGATGACGATAAGTTAAATGCGTATAAGGTAGGGGTGGTAGACTATCTGGTGAAGCCGATAGAAAAAGACGCGCTGATCGCCAAGATAGAAAAAGCGTTACGATATAAATAA
- a CDS encoding glycosyltransferase family 2 protein, whose amino-acid sequence MRKINIILPAYNEELSIAQVIRDIHAALKTEDHEIIVVDDGSTDDTCRVAQENGARVIRHPYNIGNGAAVKTGIRGSDAETLVFMDADGQHAPTDIPSLLKLIPSYDMVVGARIGWRNAPAHRRCANLFYNAFASYLVGRNIPDLTSGFRAIKSDIAKKFVCLLPNTFSYPSTITMALFKAGYSIAYVPIEARKRLGTSKINLLSDGSRFILIIMKIATLFSPLRIFLPASLLFFALGAGHAIFKIIILHQRYTGFSILLIITSVLIFLMGLVSEQVAQLRFERSEDR is encoded by the coding sequence ATGAGAAAGATAAATATCATACTGCCGGCATATAACGAAGAGCTTTCAATCGCGCAGGTCATCCGTGATATTCACGCGGCTCTCAAGACCGAGGACCATGAGATCATAGTCGTTGACGACGGATCTACCGATGATACCTGCCGAGTCGCGCAGGAGAACGGCGCCCGGGTTATCCGGCATCCTTACAATATCGGCAATGGCGCGGCCGTAAAAACCGGTATACGGGGTTCGGATGCGGAGACGCTCGTCTTTATGGATGCGGACGGCCAGCATGCTCCGACAGACATCCCGTCGTTACTGAAACTCATACCATCTTACGACATGGTGGTCGGCGCGCGTATCGGATGGCGCAACGCGCCGGCTCACCGGCGATGCGCAAATCTGTTTTACAACGCATTTGCTTCCTATCTTGTAGGCCGGAATATACCGGATCTTACATCGGGTTTCAGGGCCATCAAGTCCGATATCGCGAAAAAGTTCGTCTGTCTGCTGCCGAACACATTCTCATACCCCTCCACGATAACGATGGCTTTGTTTAAGGCGGGATACAGCATAGCGTATGTGCCCATTGAGGCGAGGAAACGGTTGGGGACGAGCAAGATAAACCTGCTATCCGACGGTTCGCGATTCATACTTATCATAATGAAGATAGCCACGCTCTTCAGCCCGTTGCGCATATTCCTCCCCGCCAGCCTCCTCTTCTTTGCCCTCGGCGCGGGCCATGCGATATTTAAGATAATAATACTTCACCAGCGCTATACGGGTTTTTCCATTCTGCTCATCATTACAAGCGTCCTTATATTCCTGATGGGCCTCGTATCGGAGCAGGTAGCGCAATTACGCTTCGAAAGAAGCGAGGATCGATAA
- a CDS encoding response regulator, with product MADLKGKKILVIDDEPDHIAVVSFRLQAAGFETISASDGEKGWDVFLKIKPDLVLLDVMLPRIDGFEFFKLMKSMPARADIPILILTGRTGMRDTFEAMGVDGFITKPYDGNELVSKVQLLLQKRALIVSDDRQFIEKTKETLALCDYTAYTAKDEDDLMVKAAGAKYKAIVVHLAFIKSEPEQFLRIIKKTKNADSALIIYSDWKTKGMESDNLPALQEIKQRWNRVDITKLFYDKRIEDKAFSDPLRTALAQDRARCDPGGQR from the coding sequence ATGGCAGACCTAAAGGGCAAAAAGATTTTGGTTATTGACGACGAGCCTGATCATATTGCCGTCGTGTCGTTCAGATTACAAGCGGCGGGGTTTGAAACTATTTCGGCCTCGGACGGAGAGAAAGGGTGGGACGTCTTTTTAAAAATAAAACCGGACCTTGTGCTACTCGATGTGATGCTTCCGCGGATTGACGGTTTTGAGTTCTTCAAGCTTATGAAATCGATGCCCGCGCGTGCCGATATTCCGATACTCATTCTCACCGGCAGGACGGGGATGAGGGACACTTTTGAAGCCATGGGCGTTGACGGCTTCATTACCAAGCCTTATGACGGAAATGAGCTTGTCTCGAAGGTACAGCTCCTCCTGCAGAAAAGGGCGCTCATCGTGAGCGATGACCGGCAATTTATCGAAAAGACGAAAGAGACGCTCGCATTGTGCGACTATACCGCATACACGGCAAAAGACGAAGATGATCTGATGGTAAAGGCCGCGGGAGCCAAATACAAGGCCATTGTCGTTCATCTGGCTTTCATCAAAAGCGAACCGGAACAATTTTTAAGGATTATCAAGAAGACCAAGAATGCCGATTCCGCGCTCATTATATATTCAGACTGGAAAACCAAAGGAATGGAATCGGACAACTTGCCGGCTCTTCAGGAAATAAAACAACGCTGGAACAGGGTGGATATTACAAAGCTCTTCTATGATAAGAGGATAGAGGATAAGGCGTTTTCGGATCCGCTGCGGACTGCGCTGGCGCAGGATAGAGCGCGCTGTGATCCCGGCGGGCAGCGCTAA